One Falsihalocynthiibacter arcticus DNA segment encodes these proteins:
- a CDS encoding ABC transporter permease produces MEGDLGLWAIPIAILGGAIRVSTPFIYVALGEMITERSGRINLGLEGVLVMGAMSGYGIAVETGSVWAGVLGAALVGLCLGLMHGALCSLSRVNDIAIGIAMMLFAIGLAYYLGKPYIQPPAPNLPDIPFGFWATNPQLKAALNVNILFLIGIALTAFLAWALRHTRAGLALRVVGDSTDAARAIGLRPLRIRIFATAFGGAMTGVGGAYLSLYYPGSWNENISSGQGLMAVALVIFARWNPWGCLGGALLFGGAGAIGPALQSVGFSQGYHLFYAAPYILTLAIMIATSSRNRRMTGAPAALSLTK; encoded by the coding sequence ATGGAGGGCGATTTAGGCCTTTGGGCGATCCCCATTGCAATCCTCGGCGGGGCAATTCGTGTGTCGACGCCATTTATTTACGTTGCCCTTGGCGAGATGATCACAGAGCGATCAGGGCGGATCAATCTTGGACTTGAGGGCGTTTTGGTTATGGGGGCGATGTCGGGATATGGCATCGCTGTTGAAACGGGGTCGGTCTGGGCTGGGGTTCTGGGGGCTGCACTGGTTGGCTTATGCCTTGGCCTGATGCATGGCGCATTGTGCAGCCTTTCGCGGGTGAACGATATCGCCATTGGCATTGCCATGATGCTCTTTGCTATCGGTTTGGCCTATTATCTGGGAAAGCCATACATTCAGCCGCCAGCCCCAAACCTGCCTGATATTCCCTTCGGCTTTTGGGCGACAAACCCACAGCTCAAAGCGGCTTTGAATGTAAATATTCTGTTCCTGATCGGGATTGCATTGACAGCATTTTTGGCGTGGGCCCTGCGCCATACGCGCGCTGGGTTGGCTTTGCGGGTCGTGGGGGATAGTACTGATGCCGCCCGCGCGATTGGCCTGCGCCCCCTTCGTATTCGGATTTTTGCGACTGCATTTGGCGGCGCAATGACGGGGGTAGGGGGCGCATATTTGTCGCTATACTACCCCGGAAGCTGGAACGAAAATATTTCGTCTGGTCAAGGGTTGATGGCCGTCGCGTTGGTGATTTTCGCGCGTTGGAACCCTTGGGGATGCCTTGGCGGGGCGCTTCTGTTTGGTGGGGCGGGGGCGATCGGTCCTGCACTCCAATCGGTAGGGTTTTCACAGGGCTACCATCTGTTTTATGCCGCACCTTATATTTTGACACTTGCTATCATGATCGCCACATCTAGTCGCAATCGGCGCATGACTGGTGCTCCAGCCGCATTGAGCCTGACAAAATGA
- a CDS encoding ABC transporter permease, producing MVSGLASTSSFNGACRWSGGGLWIGFVGFIRHTRAVNETISSLLMSYIAVALMSHLIEGPLRDPASLNKPATLPIGDVFSVGKMPWVDVHWGLGVGVIACVFSWVLIERTSVGMAARIAGANVRAAQLQGLPVGFLVIGVCILGGAFAGLAGMFEVAGVHGNANASLASGFGFTAILVSFLARHNPLAIVLVAFLLGGLDASGGLVQRRLDMPDAAMLVLQGVLFISVLVADTAYGRFRINATPLLRLSAVFNEGKS from the coding sequence GTGGTTTCTGGGCTGGCCAGCACCTCTTCTTTTAATGGCGCTTGCCGCTGGTCTGGCGGGGGGCTTTGGATTGGTTTCGTCGGTTTTATCCGCCACACGCGTGCCGTGAACGAAACAATTTCGAGCTTGCTGATGTCCTATATCGCGGTGGCGTTGATGAGCCATCTGATCGAAGGTCCGCTGCGCGATCCTGCCAGCCTGAACAAGCCGGCGACTCTTCCGATTGGCGACGTATTTTCCGTAGGGAAAATGCCTTGGGTTGACGTGCATTGGGGCTTGGGTGTGGGCGTCATTGCTTGCGTTTTCAGTTGGGTCTTGATTGAGCGGACAAGCGTCGGGATGGCGGCACGGATCGCAGGCGCAAATGTGCGCGCAGCCCAGTTACAGGGGTTGCCGGTGGGCTTTCTTGTCATTGGTGTTTGCATCCTTGGCGGCGCCTTTGCAGGCTTGGCGGGAATGTTTGAAGTTGCTGGCGTGCATGGCAATGCCAACGCATCGCTCGCGAGCGGCTTTGGATTTACCGCCATTTTGGTGTCGTTTTTGGCGCGGCATAATCCTTTGGCGATTGTTTTGGTCGCCTTTCTTCTGGGCGGGTTGGATGCTTCGGGAGGGTTGGTTCAGCGACGTCTTGATATGCCGGATGCAGCCATGTTGGTGTTGCAGGGCGTGTTGTTTATTTCGGTTCTGGTTGCTGACACGGCGTACGGGCGGTTTCGGATAAATGCGACGCCGCTGTTAAGATTGAGTGCAGTTTTCAATGAAGGGAAATCCTGA